The sequence CATCAAATCACCAAGCAAAACCAGCGATACATCACCACCCTCACATCAACCCTCCCCCATCCTAAACTCAACCATCAGCCCCACAACACACAGCACCAGCAGTtgtaatgacagacagagtaCAGTAACCATCGAAAGCGACCTCAGTTCATCCCATGGAAGCGATGCAACCGGCTCATCAGCACGATGGGACACTTTTGGGTTTACGTCCGACATGAGCATCCCCAGCCTGCCGAAACTGATGGAAAGACGACGACAGAAAGGCCACCAGAAACGAGAGGATAAAGGCAGACGAGGAAACTTGGAGAGCGAGAGTGTGTTGGAGATTCCAGCACACAAGAACGTGGCACCACTCAAGATGGAGAGCCTTGTGGAGTCACATGATGTCATCTTGGTAGGAAAGATTTTATCAAAATTTTTATCAAAATTTTTGTGTGGTTGTTGATTGGACGTAgcctcgcatagccagactcTTTCcgctgtgtcgtgtgtgtgtgtgtgtgtgtgtgtgtgtgtgtgtgtgtgtgtgtgtgtgtgtgtgcgtgtgcatgtgtgtgtgtgtgtgtgtgtgtgtgtgtgtgtgtgtgcgtgtgtgcatgtgtgtgtgtgtgtgtgtgtgtgtgtgtgtgtgtgtgtgtgtgtgtgtgtcactgtgtgtgtgtcactgtgtgtgtgtgtcactgtgtgtgtgtgtcactgtgtgtgtgtgcgtgtgtgtgtgtgtgtgtgtgtgtgtgtgtgtgtgtgtgtcactgtgtgcgtgtcattgtgtgtgtgtgtgtgtgtgtgtgtgtgtgtgtgtgtgtgtgtgtgtgtgtgtgtcactttgtgtgtttgtgtcattgtgtgtgtgtgtgtgtgtgtgtgtgtgtgtgtgtgtgtgtgtgtgtgtgtatggatACTTCCGGGTGAAAATGACACGCCAGAAAGggatctggctacgcgaggctagattggatgttttgtttgttgtctaggaatgCAAGAAGCCAAGCAGTTTATGGTTGAACTACTTGAAAGTGTGAGAGTAAACACAAATTTACGGAATGTATAGACTTGCACATATATGGTGGTAAATATGATTTGAATATACAGTGAGATGTCTGACGTGTGTGTTGGTCGCCAGGCTGTCGGCACATCTAGACAATCTGGCGTCTAATTCACAGCAGGACAGTCTACCTCGTTCTCAAAATAGCATCCTTAGAAATCGGTGGGAACAACATGCTCATTGAATTGTACACTGTCTAGTTTGTATGCAGTTATTTGCCTCGAATGAAGCCATCAAGTGAGGCATCTGTTTGCTCCATGGGCGAAGCCGTTGTCACTACAAATTTTCGGACTATTGTAGTAACAGCACGCCACGTGTTTAGCCACGTGTGTAACCACGTATTTACCAGAACTGCTGGTGTGATTGTGACAATTTCACACGACGACTTCATACATCGACGGATCTCTCTGTTTTTGCAAAGATTGTTGCACTAAATTCTTTGCAAGCGATGCTATAGACACGATCGTGTAAAAACTAAAAAACTTGAGCGACAGTCAGTCGCGTATGCGTCTCTCTCTACCGACACTTTGTATACCTTCTCTCCGTCATCCGACTTCATCCGACTTCATTGTAGGTCATATCTCACTTTTCCCTCTTCTCCATTCTTCAACCACCCACGACAGATATACTCCCCTCTCGTTTGATCGTCGAGCGTCTCGATTCTCAGCCTCATGATCCTTCGTCTTCTAGCCTTTTCGGGAAGGAGCGTCCGCCCGACTTGGTGTTGCCTCACTCCTACCATCGAGCTCGATTCTCGACTCACTGGACCTCCAACTCGCTTCCAAGTTACAGTCTGTATGAGACTCTCTCCGACGACTGTCCCATTGCAGTCGATTTCTATTGGACCCGAAGTTGATATTGTCACCTCACGAATGGTTAACACTAGAGTTGCATTCGACTGTTTTGTGTTGAACCGTGTGACTTGTTGTGTGAGTTTCGACTTCTTGCTGTGATTGTTTATCGATGCAACGGTCGGTGTGGTCGCCGGGTGGCACGTCTTTCCGTCCGATTGTATCTGCACTCCGAGAGGGCACGAGCAGAAGAAGCTACCCAACGTGTTGATGCATCGATACTCGCAGCCGCCATTACCCACGCTGCACTCGTTGATGTCATAGCAACGACGGTCGTTCAGAGAGACAAAACCGTGATGACAGAATGTGTTCACATTGCAGCCACTGTGAGCATCGATCGATGCCACCGTCCGTTGTATCCAAGTTGAGTAAGCACTGACACGAGTGTAAACTCCTGGGTATTGAGGATTGCGGCAGCCAACACCCCACGACACGATCCCGATCACAAACACTCCCACTTTCGTGTGGACCACCAGTGGCCCCCCTGAGTCTCCTTCACAGGCATCAGCCGGTGCAGTCGGTTGAGTTCCCAATGCACACAGCATGCCGACTCGATCAAACTGTCCATGACGTTGAAAAGCAGATTCACACTCAGTGTCATTCCTCACCGTGACTGCTGCCTCGCTAGCAAACACGGCGACCGACAGAGCATTCTTGCCCGCCGAGTCACTCCCCCATCCGGCCACATAGGCGACCGTCCCGATGTCTTCGAGACTCGAAAGCAATACAGATGGATAGTCGATGACTCTCCAAGGTTCGTACACCGGACGAATAAGATGCAGCATCGCAATGTCGTTATATATAATCCCGGTCGACATGTCTGTGTAATACGATGGATGGACGACAATCACATCGACTCCGACTCTCTGAATTCGGTTAGTCTTTTGATTGCGGAAATACCAGAGTATATCAGAGCGACCAAGACCAATATCGACGACCACAGACGATTTCGATCTGTCAGGGTCCAAGCAGTGAGCCGCAGTCAACACCCAATCTCTCTCAACAAGAACTCCACCACAGTATTGCATTCTGGCTTTGCTTGCATGTGGAAGAGATGATCCTGTGTGGGATATCCACAGGAGGACAAGATAGGGTCGACCTCGATTGAGGGTCTCACCACCACCGACTCGAGCATTAACATCAGCTTGTTGTGCTGAGGATAGATGTGCAGCTGGTAAGAGAATAAGAAGTAACACGGTGATGAGAGACATACTATGCGTGCAACCACAACTCTGCACTTACAGAATGACAAACTGCTGCCTGCGTTGCTAGACATAGCACTAGTATGCGCAAACGGTCAGGACCTCGAGGCATTAacgtaacgcgcgttaagacTTGGGTAGAATGGCTGCAGAATCTGAAAGTACGCGAGCGTCCTTGTCTGTGACGTTTTTTCTTCGGGATATTGCTCAACCGATGGTAGAAGCGTGGAATGAAGAGTTCGATGGTTATGCACACGTCAAGGTGCAGCCATACTTTAGCACAGCTGGCTACttataacgcgcgttaaagacagacagtttataacgcgcgttaaagaCAAGACAGTGTACAAGCAGAGCTGAGTGCATGTCACATATATTATATAGAACATTTTAAAGGTTGTTAAATTTAGTGATTATTTGctttataaataaaaatataatttaacTCTGTTGTACAGTATTAGACTGGATGTCGGCATTAGATTGCTGGTCATTTGACAAAGCAAACTTTATGGAAAATCATgactaaattattttaattaatgcttgTGTACAAGACATACAGCATACCAACTCAATACAGCACTTCCAATTTAATCagattttttaaaaataattaaaaatttaattattatataaattaattaaaaattaattgtttaattgaatGACAGTTTGAATTGACATACAAAAATTGTGGATCGTCAATTGTTGCTACTATATCTTCTGTTTACGTATACTGTATGTTGCATGGCGGCGTCTCTACATGCTCACACATTTTGTGACGTTTGCTTGCAGCCATCGGAAGGCGACATATTCAGAGGAGCACCGAGTGCTGATGCAATCGTAAGTTGATTTCTTGACTAAAGGGTGTAACACACGTCGATGTGCTTGCtacatatatttataattattgtttaattTATAGTAATTATGCATAATATTGAGCTCATACTATTTACCCGAGGcctggatatccgggctaattgaaacaaaattttaataaatatatatatatgtactttaatttttattttttatttttattttctatttttacttttttatttttttttatttttttgtttttaataaataaataactaaattgAAACTTGGAAATTGGTTTAGTAAATTGTGTTATCAGTGGATCAACGATAGAGTCGACAGCAATGCAAGCTGGATACTGCAAAGTAGTCAGTCGTCTAAGTTTGATTTTTTGACAGAAAATAAATGATTGTTTTAGACCAATGAGAATATTGTGTAATAATTTAAATCTGGATACATAAAAACATTTACAATtgatattgatttattacgTTCTCGCAcacggtgacacacacacacacacacacacacacacacacacacacacacacacacacacacacacacacacacacacacacacacacacacacacactgacacacacacacacacacaatgacacacacacacacacacacacacacacacacacacacacacacacacacacacacacacacacacacacactgacacacacacatacacacacacacacacacacacacacacacacacacacacacacacacacacacacacaacacacacacacacacacacacacacacacacacaacacacacacacacacacacacacacacacacacacacacacacacacacaaacacactcacaaaatacacgcgcacacacacacacacacacacacacacacacacacacacacacacacacacacacacacacacacacacacacacacacacactataccATATTATTATGTACTTTAGGTATCTCCAGCTAACAGTTTTGGCTTCATGGATGGTACAAGCCACATTTACTACGTCTATAACTGATCATGTGTATGGTGTGTCACACGTCTTGTATCCATGCAGGGGGCATAGATATGGTCTACACTGATCACTTTGGATGGCAACTGTTAGTATACTGTGGCCACTAATTCTCTTATCACACTCATCTATCTTTATTGGATTTGTCTAAAGGCAATATCGGTTGCAGCATTTACTAAAAAATGAATTTGATGGAGAGCTACCGGTTGTAAGTGTTAACTATTAGATGTTTGTTAATTGTCTTTGTCCGttgactttctgtctgttagtttgtctgtccttttagttgtcactctgtctgtttttgtttgtcagattgtgtgttagtgtgtctgttattctgtctgtcagtttgtctgtcctttgttgtcactttgtctgtttttgtgtttgtcagtttgtgtgttagtacatgtatgtttgtcattctgtctgtcagtttgtctgtcctttattgatcattttgtctgttttgtgtttgtcagtttgtgtattaatacatgtatgtttgtacttctgtctgtcagtttgtctgtttttttattgatcattttgtctgtttttgtgattgtcagtttgtgtgttagtgtgtctgtcattctgtctgtcagtttgtctgtctatttatttgtcactctgtctgttttgtgtttgtcatgcAGTTTGTGTGCGAGTGCATGTGTCttttattctgtttgtcagtgtacGTGGCTGTCCTTTTAATTGtcactttgtctgttttgtgtttgtcagtttgtgtgtcagtgtgtgtcgttctgtctgtcttttatttgtcactctgtctgttttgtgtttttattctgtctgtcagtttgtctgtctttatttgtcactctgtctgtcagcgtaCGTGTCTGTCCTTTTATTTGtcactttgtctgttttgtgtttgtcagtttgtgtgtcagtgtgtctgtcctttattgtcactctgtctgtgtttgtgtttatcatgcagtttgtgtgtgagtgcatgtgtctgtgatTCTGCCTGTCAGTGCACGTGTCTGTTCTTTTATTGATCACTTTGTCtgttattgtgtttgtcagtttgtgtgtcagtgtgtctgttattctgtctgtcagtttgtctgtcctttcatttgttactttgtctgctttgtgtttgtcgtttgtgtgttagtgtgtctgtcattctgtctgtcagtttgccAGTTTATTGTTTCTatttatcagtttgtttgtatttgataTTGCAACCAGGGCCAGGCTGTCATCATTCCAACATACGACGCTGCAAACCCTCCACCTGAGAGTCCTGATGCTGACGACAACGAGGGCAAGACTATCAAGTACTTAATATCAGCACCAACAATGAGAGTCCCAGAGACTGTAAGCAacaccacacatgcatacCTTGCTTTCAGAGCCGTGATAAGAGCAGGTACATTTTCAGTTGTCgttcaaataattaattaattaattgtaatcaCAGTTTTTTGGTCGTGTACATGCAGTCAAATGGCACAACAACAGTCATAAGAGTGACAGTGCTGACATTATTTCTAGTGTCTTGTGTCCCGGGTTGGGTACAGCTGTAGGTCGGATGCCTTACAAGCGATGTGCCAAACAGGTAATGCGTGAACTTTGGGTAGGAAACAtggttgagtgtgtgtgtatgtgtgtgtgcgcgtgtgtgtgcagatgCATGTGGCAtacgatgtgtgtgtgaaacatGAATATGATGCCATTCGCCAACCAACAAGTTTGCACGAGGCTGCGATGGATCACTCCAACCTGTGTGAAGTCAGTTGTTCAATTAAGTACGACTAGTacgactattgtattgaagagatgcatctgtcaatacactagactgtatTGTAAAAGATGCATCTGTCAATATACTAGAcgattgtattggagggatgcatttcacaatacactagactattgtattggagagatgcatctcacaatacactagactattttATTGAAGAGattcatctcacaatacactagactattgtattggagagatgcatctcacaatacactagactattttattgaagagatgcatctcacaatacactaggctattTTGTATTGTCCTTACATAGACTAATTGTATtgtagggatgcatctcacaatacactagactattgtattggagggatgcatctctccttACATAGATTAATTGTATTatagggatgcatctcacaatgcactagactattgtattggagggatgcatctctccttACATAGACTAATTGTATtgtagggatgcatcttacaatatactagactattgtattggagggatgcatttgtattggaggtatgcatctcacaatacactagactattgtattgtcCTTACATAGACTAATTGTATtgtagggatgcatctcacaatacactagactattgtattgaagggatgcatctcacaatacactagactattgcattggagggatgcatctcacaatacactagactattgtattggagggatgcatctaaCAATACTAGACTAATTGTATAgtagggatgcatctcacaatacactagactattgtattggagggatgcatctcacaatacactagactattgtattggagggatgcatctcacaatatatatatttttcagtactgtcatcaaaagcacaaggcaaattacaagcaaactacgacacgaactaaaatgcaaactacaatgcaaactacaacgcaaactacaatacaaactacaatgcaaccaagcacacacacacactcacacacacacacacacacacacacacacacacacacacacacacacacacacacacacgaacataaacttatgaaaagtcaaaactaaattctCGTTTGGCAAGGTTAGCTGGCCCGCTGGTACCAGACTCCTTCTTGCCAACAATTGTCAATGCCCGTTTATTGATTATGTCCGAATTTagtctcacaatacactagactattgtattggagggatgcatctcacaatacactagactattgtattgaagggatgcatctcacaatacactagactattgcattggagggatgcatctaaCAATACTAGACTAATTGTATAgtagggatgcatctcacaatacactagactattgtattggagggatgcatctcacaatacactagactattgtattggagggatgcatctcacaatacactagactattgtattggagggatgcatctcacaatacactagactattgtattgaagggatgcatctcataatacactagactattgtattgaagggatgcatctcacagtacactagactattgcattggagggatgcatctcacaatacatagACATTAACTAATACGTATGCTCTGTGTTAGTTCGGAGCTGATGTGACTAAGTTTGGTAGAGCTGCTCACAAAGGAGAAATCTTCCGTCAAAGGGACAAGTAAACACTGGCCAAGGCGATTCACTATTTTAATACAAACTACAATCAAACTACAAACATGACAGCTCTCTACTAGTTTGTTGCACAATTTTAAATACCCCCTACGCTTCTTCTCTCCCTGTGGTAAGCAAATTTAGCGCTTTTGTAAGACAATCAACCGCCGTCTTGACATCCTCGTAGTTCAATGAACTGACCGTGAATTTACACAATTTTTTTACTCTCTCCGCTCGCTTCGAGTCATACGGCAAGATTCCAGCAGGAACAGGATGCGGATTACTAACGACAGCACCAGCAGTTGCAGCCGGGGCGGCAGGCTGACTGACAGTATCACTGAATGCTTGCATATTCACTGGCTGGTGATAGCCGTGTGCAGGTGGTAAAGTGGAAATGGGTAGTTGAGGTTGAGTGTATGCTGGATATGCTGGATACGCAGGTGCCATGGGAGCCGGATGTTCGAACGATGAGAAACCAATTTGTGGTTGTTGTCCGCCGCTCGTGTCCCCGTAATTCGAACTTTCATGTGACTGGGTGGGCACCATAAACATGTCGTCGGTTCCTTTGCCGTCGTCCCCGACGGGTCCAGCAACGGGAGTTTCACCATTCTTGAGACAAGTGCTGATGTACGTTGCCTTCCACTTGGCATACTTCTGTTGCGCAGGAAtctgctcacacacacacacacacacacacgacaacaTATTATCACATGACTAGAGAtaacaacatcacgtgacaacaaGCATCaacatatcacgtgaccatatgCACATGCATTCACACCTCGGGAGAGAGCTCGCCAAACTGCTTGAGAACGTCGAACAGAATGCTTGCCGTGTAGAAACTCTTCACCACATTCCTACCATCACATTCAATGCATCATTCGAATGTGTCGTCAACAATACGCACGAGCTCATGCTTTGTCTGACATTCCGAATCTTGCTGCACGATCCTCGGTGTCTGCATACGAAAATAGCTTCAGAGCTCTCTCTTCGACAAATGCCTGACCAACGATGTCATTGCTAATAGCTTCATGACCGGCCaattctttctttgtctgtaaACGGATATAACACGTGTAGTAACCATATTAAAGAGTCAAATCGACACACAAGTGAATGTAGAAAACTATACAGACTgaagac is a genomic window of Corticium candelabrum chromosome 11, ooCorCand1.1, whole genome shotgun sequence containing:
- the LOC134186578 gene encoding vacuolar protein sorting-associated protein VTA1 homolog isoform X2; translation: MDRIEVTKKELAGHEAISNDIVGQAFVEERALKLFSYADTEDRAARFGMNVVKSFYTASILFDVLKQFGELSPEIPAQQKYAKWKATYISTCLKNGETPVAGPVGDDGKGTDDMFMVPTQSHESSNYGDTSGGQQPQIGFSSFEHPAPMAPAYPAYPAYTQPQLPISTLPPAHGYHQPVNMQAFSDTVSQPAAPAATAGAVVSNPHPVPAGILPYDSKRAERVKKLCKFTVSSLNYEDVKTAVDCLTKALNLLTTGREEA
- the LOC134186578 gene encoding vacuolar protein sorting-associated protein VTA1 homolog isoform X1, giving the protein MCQIVTRADVANYPLVILSCFSNTQRRCFIIIVFQSYKTSFRSNCVVRVIVHFFLDRADLQIRDRIHKRERDIINVLSGAHIRVIKWSSGSSSMMSVPPEVKSLQPFLRAAREFEKRDPVVSYYCSLYAIQEGLRIGGNKQPAGKAFLISLMDRIEVTKKELAGHEAISNDIVGQAFVEERALKLFSYADTEDRAARFGMNVVKSFYTASILFDVLKQFGELSPEIPAQQKYAKWKATYISTCLKNGETPVAGPVGDDGKGTDDMFMVPTQSHESSNYGDTSGGQQPQIGFSSFEHPAPMAPAYPAYPAYTQPQLPISTLPPAHGYHQPVNMQAFSDTVSQPAAPAATAGAVVSNPHPVPAGILPYDSKRAERVKKLCKFTVSSLNYEDVKTAVDCLTKALNLLTTGREEA
- the LOC134187223 gene encoding uncharacterized protein LOC134187223, with the translated sequence MSLITVLLLILLPAAHLSSAQQADVNARVGGGETLNRGRPYLVLLWISHTGSSLPHASKARMQYCGGVLVERDWVLTAAHCLDPDRSKSSVVVDIGLGRSDILWYFRNQKTNRIQRVGVDVIVVHPSYYTDMSTGIIYNDIAMLHLIRPVYEPWRVIDYPSVLLSSLEDIGTVAYVAGWGSDSAGKNALSVAVFASEAAVTVRNDTECESAFQRHGQFDRVGMLCALGTQPTAPADACEGDSGGPLVVHTKVGVFVIGIVSWGVGCRNPQYPGVYTRVSAYSTWIQRTVASIDAHSGCNVNTFCHHGFVSLNDRRCYDINECSVGNGGCEYRCINTLGSFFCSCPLGVQIQSDGKTCHPATTPTVASINNHSKKSKLTQQVTRFNTKQSNATLVLTIREVTISTSGPIEIDCNGTVVGESLIQTVTWKRVGGPVSRESSSMVGVRQHQVGRTLLPEKARRRRIMRLRIETLDDQTRGEYICRGWLKNGEEGKVRYDLQ
- the LOC134187224 gene encoding uncharacterized protein LOC134187224, which translates into the protein MAAESESTRASLSVTFFLRDIAQPMVEAWNEEFDGYAHVKPSEGDIFRGAPSADAIVSPANSFGFMDGGIDMVYTDHFGWQLQYRLQHLLKNEFDGELPVGQAVIIPTYDAANPPPESPDADDNEGKTIKYLISAPTMRVPETVSNTTHAYLAFRAVIRAVKWHNNSHKSDSADIISSVLCPGLGTAVGRMPYKRCAKQMHVAYDVCVKHEYDAIRQPTSLHEAAMDHSNLCEFGADVTKFGRAAHKGEIFRQRDK